A region from the Brassica napus cultivar Da-Ae chromosome C8, Da-Ae, whole genome shotgun sequence genome encodes:
- the LOC106442840 gene encoding uncharacterized protein LOC106442840, with amino-acid sequence MLCPCRDCRNLSHQSLDKIVEHLVIRGMDKKYKSSRWSIHGEKRDSAEDSVLQYETEAFDLFKTIFSMDEGGPNPTTDNEDDEAPEEIEFKKKLRDAQTPLYSDCLKHTKVSAIMGLYRFKVKSGVSENYFDQLLVLLEDLLPEDNVLPKSLAAIKIFLKIFGFGYDSIHACKNDCILYRKEYENLESCPRCKVSRWEMDKHSNELKVGIPAKVLRYFPIKDRFRRMFRSQRMAEDLRWHYTNATEDGTMRHPVDSISWAQVNAKWPDFAADPRNLRLGISTDGMNPFSMQSTNHSTWPVLLVNYNTPPTMCMKAENIMLTLLIPGPTAPGNNIDVYLAPLIDDLKDLWAEGIEVYDSFAKENFNLRALLLWSISDYPALGTLSGCKVKGKQACNVCGKDTPARWLKFSRKFVYMSNRRRLPPGHRYRYKKAWFDNTVEEGNANRIQTGAEIYETLQAFTNDFGRPLEKEKKGKD; translated from the coding sequence ATGCTATGCCCTTGTAGAGACTGCCGCAATCTGAGCCATCAGTCACTGGATAAAATTGTGGAGCATTTGGTGATTAGGGGTATGGATAAGAAGTATAAGAGTTCTCGTTGGAGTATTCATGGAGAAAAAAGAGATTCTGCAGAAGACagtgttcttcaatatgaaacAGAGGCGTTTGATTTGTTTAAGACAATATTCTCCATGGACGAAGGTGGTCCAAACCCGACAACTGACAACGAAGACGATGAAGCACCAGAGGAAATTGAGTTTAAGAAAAAGCTCAGAGACGCTCAAACGCCATTATACTCGGATTGTCTCAAGCACACAAAGGTTTCAGCTATCATGGGACTTTACAGATTCAAGGTTAAAAGTGGTGTGTCGGAGAACTACTTTGATCAGCTGTTGGTTTTACTTGAGGATTTGCTACCTGAAGACAATGTTCTTCCCAAGAGTTTAGCTGcaatcaaaatttttttgaaGATCTTTGGGTTCGGCTACGACAGTATTCATGCTTGCAAGAATGATTGCATATTGTATAGGAAGGAGTATGAGAACCTAGAAAGCTGTCCAAGATGCAAAGTTTCAAGATGGGAAATGGATAAGCACAGTAATGAGTTAAAGGTGGGGATTCCGGCAAAGGTCCTTAGATATTTTCCAATCAAGGACAGGTTTAGGAGGATGTTTAGATCACAAAGGATGGCTGAAGATCTGCGTTGGCACTATACCAATGCCACTGAAGATGGTACAATGCGGCACCCTGTTGATTCTATCTCTTGGGCACAAGTGAATGCTAAATGGCCAGACTTTGCTGCTGATCCACGGAATCTTCGACTTGGGATTTCTACAGATGGGATGAACCCTTTCTCCATGCAAAGCACCAATCACAGCACATGGCCAGTGTTGTTAGTGAACTATAACACGCCTCCAACCATGTGTATGAAGGCTGAGAATATAATGCTGACTTTGTTGATCCCTGGTCCTACTGCTCCTGGTAACAACATTGATGTTTACCTAGCACCACTGATAGACGATCTAAAGGATTTGTGGGCTGAGGGTATTGAAGTGTATGACTCATTTGCGAAGGAGAACTTTAATCTCAGAGCCTTGCTGCTTTGGAGTATCAGTGACTATCCAGCCTTAGGAACACTGTCTGGATGTAAAGTAAAGGGGAAACAAGCCTGCAATGTATGTGGAAAGGATACACCTGCAAGGTGGCTTAAGTTTAGCCGCAAGTTTGTCTACATGAGTAACAGAAGGAGACTACCGCCTGGCCATCGTTACAGATATAAAAAAGCTTGGTTTGACAACACTGTGGAGGAAGGGAATGCTAATAGGATACAAACAGGCGCTGAGATATATGAGACACTACAAGCTTTTACGAATGATTTTGGTAGACCTctagagaaggaaaaaaaaggaaaagactag
- the LOC125591749 gene encoding uncharacterized protein LOC125591749, with protein sequence MDSTSAADNIREDAVSKVLGKDKPGRVRGFGRGITANKLAYLQFRDAKIAEMKSEIEELKGMVRELAEKKKSNVDAETSESSGGFKEGVRVQILDWIESEDVVVGEGEFCSAEPKYKIGRIPIGPNAVAIVVKYALSASASLWRPTTDVLTLDEAVGYKISWPMDKVILDKDPNCSEDLSMQSKEGEYRRCKIYDWTNDGDEVIAEGLVCSSKSKDMVNNIPLGPNAVSVEVVKVFNDQAYLWRPTADMFLIGDALSEKIAWPVLKVEVMPTPATEVTPTKCAGKKIASPSKPAKKKAVSPGSTSSTRSPKQKCTLLDCNNSGRKVAEGRVASTDPNELCHFVPLGPNASKVWIDVAKIGDAKVWRPNSEIEYISDAMGSVVAWPNDKIKFV encoded by the exons ATGGACTCCACATCAGCTGCTGATAACATAAGGGAAGATGCTGTGAGCAAGGTTTTGGGAAAAGACAAACCTGGACGAGTAAGGGGCTTTGGTAGAGGGATTACAGCTAATAAGCTAGCATATCTGCAATTTAGAGACGCTAAGATTGCAGAAATGAAAAGTGAGATTGAAGAGTTAAAGGGGATGGTGCGAGAATTAGCTGAGAAGAAG AAAAGTAATGTTGATGCTGAAACATCTGAGAGTAGTGGTGGATTCAAAGAAGGAGTCAGAGTACAAATACTGGATTGGATTGAATCAGAGGATGTTGTTGTTGGTGAAGGAGAATTCTGCTCTGCTGAACCGAAGTACAAAATTGGTCGTATACCAATTGGTCCTAATGCAGTGGCTATCGTAGTTAAGTATGCACTAAGCGCATCAGCTTCACTCTGGAGGCCTACTACGGATGTGTTAACTCTTGATGAAGCTGTGGGATACAAGATATCTTGGCCAATGGATAAAGTGATTTTGGATAAGGATCCAAACTGTTCTGAAGATTTATCTAtg CAAAGCAAGGAAGGTGAATATCGAAGATGCAAGATATATGATTGGACCAATGATGGGGACGAGGTCATTGCTGAAGGTCTCGTGTGCTCTTCAAAATCCAAAGACATGGTTAACAACATACCTCTGGGTCCCAATGCTGTTAGTGTCGAAGTAGTGAAGGTGTTCAATGATCAAGCATATTTGTGGAGGCCAACCGCTGATATGTTCTTGATTGGTGATGCACTTAGCGAGAAAATAGCATGGCCAGTCCTAAAGGTTGAAGTCATGCCTACACCTGCTACAGAAGTAACACCAACTAAATGTGCAGGGAAGAAAATAGCATCACCTTCGAAGCCAGCCAAGAAAAAAGCAGTG AGTCCAGGCAGCACTAGTTCGACCAGAAGTCCGAAGCAGAAGTGCACTCTCTTGGATTGCAACAACTCTGGACGTAAGGTAGCTGAAGGAAGGGTAGCTTCAACGGATCCGAATGAGTTGTGCCACTTTGTACCCCTAGGTCCAAATGCAAGCAAGGTGTGGATTGATGTGGCTAAGATCGGTGATGCAAAAGTCTGGAGGCCAAATTCAGAGATTGAATACATATCTGATGCAATGGGTTCGGTTGTGGCATGGCCAAATGACAAAATCAAGTTTGTCTAA